A genome region from Mesorhizobium sp. B2-1-8 includes the following:
- a CDS encoding CHRD domain-containing protein, with protein MRAHSFLPALSALAISTAFLFASPAMAEMVKYKATLDGGQQSPPVTTKGKGTATLTFDTTKKKLSWNVKYSGLSGPAVAAHIHGPAAMGENADPVIPFKGKLKSPIKGSATLTDAQAADLEAGKYYVNVHTAAHKDGEIRGQIEKAM; from the coding sequence ATGCGCGCACACTCCTTCTTGCCGGCGCTATCGGCGCTCGCCATTTCCACCGCTTTCCTGTTCGCATCACCGGCCATGGCCGAGATGGTAAAATACAAGGCGACCCTGGATGGCGGCCAGCAGAGCCCGCCCGTCACCACGAAGGGCAAGGGGACGGCCACTCTCACCTTCGACACCACGAAGAAGAAGCTCAGCTGGAACGTGAAGTATTCCGGCCTCAGCGGCCCGGCGGTGGCCGCGCATATCCACGGCCCGGCGGCAATGGGTGAAAACGCGGACCCCGTGATCCCGTTCAAAGGCAAGCTCAAGAGCCCGATCAAGGGGTCGGCGACGCTGACGGATGCGCAGGCCGCTGATCTGGAGGCCGGCAAATATTACGTCAACGTGCATACGGCGGCCCACAAGGACGGCGAGATCCGCGGTCAGATCGAAAAGGCGATG